One Glycine max cultivar Williams 82 chromosome 3, Glycine_max_v4.0, whole genome shotgun sequence DNA window includes the following coding sequences:
- the PPCK1 gene encoding phosphoenolpyruvate carboxylase kinase — protein MYREAAVKKEEYQVLEELGRGRFGTVFRCFHRTSNKFYAAKLIEKRRLLNEDRRCIEMEAKAMSFLSPHPNILQIMDAFEDADSCSIVLELCQPHTLLDRIAAQGPLTEPHAASLLKQLLEAVAHCHAQGLAHRDIKPENILFDEGNKLKLSDFGSAEWLGEGSSMSGVVGTPYYVAPEVIMGREYDEKVDVWSSGVILYAMLAGFPPFYGESAPEIFESVLRANLRFPSLIFSSVSAPAKDLLRKMISRDPSNRISAHQALRHPWILTGALTTATISNFLT, from the exons ATGTATAGAGAAGCAGCGGTGAAGAAAGAGGAATACCAAGTGTTGGAAGAACTCGGGCGAGGCCGTTTCGGCACCGTGTTCCGCTGCTTCCACCGCACTTCAAACAAATTCTACGCGGCTAAACTCATCGAGAAGCGCAGACTCCTAAACGAGGACAGGCGCTGCATCGAAATGGAGGCCAAGGCCATGAGCTTCCTCTCTCCACACCCAAACATCCTCCAAATCATGGACGCCTTCGAGGACGCCGACTCCTGCTCCATAGTCCTGGAGCTCTGCCAGCCACACACCCTCTTGGACCGCATCGCCGCCCAAGGCCCCTTGACGGAGCCCCACGCCGCCAGCCTCCTCAAACAGCTTCTGGAGGCCGTGGCGCACTGCCACGCCCAGGGACTCGCGCACAGGGACATCAAGCCGGAAAACATCCTGTTCGATGAAGGGAACAAGCTTAAGCTCTCAGACTTCGGGTCCGCCGAGTGGTTGGGTGAGGGGAGTAGCATGAGCGGTGTGGTGGGGACGCCCTATTACGTTGCACCCGAAGTGATTATGGGGAGAGAGTACGATGAGAAGGTTGATGTGTGGAGCAGCGGGGTCATTCTTTACGCCATGTTGGCTGGCTTTCCACCCTTTTATGGAGAGTCTGCTCCCGAAATCTTTGAGTCTGTTTTGAGGGCTAATCTTAGGTTTCCCAGCCTAATCTTTAGCTCTGTTTCTGCACCTGCTAAGGACCTCCTTAGGAAAATGATTTCCAGGGATCCCTCTAACCGCATTTCCGCACATCAAGCCTTGC GACACCCGTGGATTTTGACTGGGGCTCTCACCACTGCAACTATATCCAATTTTCTCACTTAA